CCTAAGGATCACGTATggcatattgtcacggacaaatttctcaacaagacgttggatgtaatgcttatgtgtgtccgtgtcttttggcatgttcgtgccttgtatagaatgtaaaggggcggccgaaggcttataagtcccattttagttgggttggtggcctctttaggcttgtaaataaaggttgtgtcatgtggacacgtgagagagctttcggtctgtaatggaccattttaccctttgttgtgccactgttcagagcttgtaaagtctgtttgtaatttgcattgtctatgaagtgtttttcggacatgtttgcttgtggatcccgtttgaggcgttctctctaactcgttctctcttttggtggtcctaagggacaatgggaggctttggggaggctgacctttgcggacggacatgcaagggtgccgcacggcttaggcaaaaccagctaagtccgtgacatttggtatcagagcgggacaagcactcatagaaacacttagcatacaaacgtgggggacctagcggggctgcgttgagggcagtcagcacacgcgcgaccgtttgggggaaaacgggcatggagatgtagggaaaagagtcgctcagaggagcgggcatctgagattggcattcacaggaatggccaacccttcgcgcaagaggcaccatgagaacaggcaagctttgaagaatttggagcgcacaaaggttgggatggctgagtttgagctacggctcaacgttgacaactatacttgatggtgctctaggcaagcgaggcgcttggcaagaatgagaccatccaaggtggaatgagttgctcaacgaccaaaagagttatgcaaagctcacagaggtgaggggaattgctaactcgaagaatttggtactcatgcatgggcttgtatgcggacgacggaatgttcgtggccatcccaaggcggccgagactcggtgccatggagcattgaaactttctcttcggcatgtgaaggttacgtccgtaggaggctgaagtgtgcaacgagttcagcatgttgctaggccttgaggggtgcagtgggggctgtattgacggggagtcgcaatctagcaagtgcgtttgcaggaggcagaacaatgcacagtttgttcagcagatcggagtagtccaaggggatggtggtctccgaaacgaagagagatgttgctccaacgggatagttatccaggagggataagtctcggtactccagagggagaatcatgtgagacggacttcacatgttgaggaggagtacctcacaaacaacaactccacgaagctcaatgggccgagcaagcagcgaggagttgccgcatgatctcgctcgagagaatgtattggtggatgcattgcgagatcaagtgggggagcgacctggagcaacacaaatgaaggcacacttggagtcgatatgagatcggactcaagggagggttgacccgtggaatggtgggcacgagggccaccatcgactcaatgcaaaaacgaggagcggagcaacttgggtgtaacttggtgaagtacccaagccgcatgaagggagccaacagagaagttggaacatggagcagaggcacagtgcttttcttagacagaggtcaaggacatgagctcttgcagaggcaagagcaggatcatgttgttccatgggtccttcattctgacggagtggactcatcttgcatgatgccaaagacgaagggagctttggggcacatgcaccttatctcggagaagcatttgatggaggaactaaggcgactcaatttgcggaggcgaagttgggttcagaaggccttagcacggggcaagaggacgcagaagcgggtactcttgaagaatatgccacagtgttgccattcgagttgctaggaaggaagcggtgcgcagcggagattgtgctggtaggggcagaggcccaggatccagacaatggtgcacaaattacagtgaagtcggtggacttcgggagctactaggcgacggactgtcctagagcggtgcttcatctaggtgtgacccaagagtgggtggatgaaggtcgattgccaaaggagcgaacaaaatcgaagttgGAGGagtccctgcgatgtattggcggaggccacacacatggagggttcacaattcgagtttattccacaaggatcagaatgcaatggagatgtcaccaggaggcgacatggtgcagcggatcgtggtggaacagttcgtggcaatgcgatacacacaacttgtcccgtgagggatgagatcatatggaggtatgatcgggagctactgggagctccgctttggtgaacaacacgaccgcaagaagggctatggattcaaggagtgaaggccatggtaccgcagaggcgggtcttccgggcgtgcaccgaattttgcatcggatgaaaaccttggtcatcagcatatgggggctgggttccaccaagggaaaagtttgaatgcaagtaccagtgagttccatgggagggacttgatcatgcagaggtatgatcgaagcagttggagagttggactgctccagagctcatattcgcttaagggagcccgacaagtcagaggacaaggtcgagtaagcgaacgttgctaccaaggaagctaaggagaacagaattggtgcaaaccctacaacgcgatggcagaggccatgcatgagagttgcagtctgtctttccatcgaccaaacagactgcttggagaacacagaggtgttgaagcagggggtcgaaaggggcgaggaagcgacgatgagtccagagggacttagctacccaaagtcaagcaatcagttagaatggaggtggactcagaggagtgccacagagacatctctactgatcgtgaagaaaagggattcagatgcgaggcgacggatagtagggccataggcatggcagcgccatggtaccgcagaggcgggacttccgtcaaagtcattgatcccttgctctcacggagggagagcgtttggtcgtgaaaggggccgaggaggtggagcatgcagaggcaatctccaagtaccgagacaaggctgaagggcagaggccaagaaacttcgtaagaccggtgtctacaagtttctcatcaagatagccgtaagtgaaggacttcgggtcatgcaagagtgcacgaccaaggaacgaagcaggcagtacgcggtgctgtacctttgctactcagtggagtaggcggcagggttgatggagaagacggtacaatcccagaggcgacctcatctatcagagaattactccaagttggggtgaaaacttcctgcattccagaagttcaatggcattgagaaggtgaatcacagtaactaactcaacgcaaggagtgcaaacacttcaagtgcttcagaagtgtgagcaaagagcaggcgaaggccagtaaccagctcgatgcgtgaagtacaacctcgaggaggcgggcgaagtcaagtaacctttgccttctcaactcttaagaggatgggcgaaaccgagtaccccaattctcttatctatccagcagaggagctctgcacaagttcaaagacccttcgaagataatggaagacaatacttgtcaaatcctcaccaacggtgatcagtgctactgagagtagattgtccgcctcatttcccaacgaaatgccaatcgaaagcggaagtgatgcgaacctatttggatgcgacaactaactgaaagaagagtcaatgagcatattttgtggaggaaggacccaaaactttagaagtttgcgaggcgatgctcgttaaagctccaacaagcatccacccaattcaagcagcatgtggaaattttgagaaactggcgcagtaagaatggtcttttccttcatttggtggatccgcaggaatcaacgaggatcaacacaactcagccaaccccacaccagagtcagagtcattggtgagttgaagcagcatggcggatcaaaggttcgactactcaaaaacagcagcggagagcagctgggagccaggaggcgcattgcagctggagcagaagattgaagactcagcaaaggcgaagagttgcagtgttcacaaaggcttcgacgaggacgtcgaagggataagtgggggagaatgtcacggacaaacttctcaacaagacgttggatgtaatgcttatgtgtgtccgtgtcttttggcatgttcgtgccttgtacagaatgtaaaggggcggccgaaggcttataagtcccattttagttgggttggtggcctctttaggcttgtaaataaaggttgtgtcatgtggacacgtgagagagctttcggtctgtaatggaccattttaccctttgttgtgccactgttcagagcttgtaaagtctgtttgtaatttgcattgtctatgaagtgtttttcggacatgtttgcttgtggatcccgtttgaggcgttctctctaacccgttctctcttttggtggtcctaagggacaatgggaggcttcggggaggctgacctttgcggacggacacgcaagggtgccgcacggcttaggcaaaaccagctaagtccgtgacaatatgggCTCGGCTTTGGACATTGCTCCAATTTCGAGCCACTAgatagtattttttatttctaaaatcaGATTCCTGGaaggataaaaaatttaaataagaaaataattatttgtaaagaaaaatattaaaaaaattaaaatttattattttgtaaACACCATGTATGTTTGAAGATCCTAAGAGTACTTTTTATTAaatctataaaatatatatttttaatacttATGTGAGAGGGTACAGAAGAAACTTTGGGATTAAATTTGAACTAagtcatataaattattttttacttaaattttttttttttctggatggATATAGATAAGGAATATGAACCAAGTAAATCTTGGATTACTTTTACTCTTATGTTTGTGTCGTATTTTTTATTATGGATTGTTATTTTAATCTCAAAATTTTCTTATCATAATATAAGTTATTTAAGTTACCTAAAAAATcctcactaattttttttttatcatatgatgCCCCACTATTAAGAATTTACATagggataatttttttaatcccaATTTTACCTTCTATaccaatcattttttttatttttttaactgatTTAGGTCAGCCCATTGTCTTACCCCTTCCACATCATTCTATTTTTATCTTTCcttcttatcttcttcttcttctttctcctcctactcctagaaagagaagaaagaaggggCATAGCGATGATAAAGATAATGTGATGGAGTAAAAtaagacaaaagaaaaagaatgtaaGACTaataaaggaggagaagaagaataaaGATGAATAAAGAGCCAAGGGGCAATGGAGAAGAggaatgaaagaagaaaaattgggaaGAAGATTAAACTGGATCTATCCAATTCTCTTTGAGGTTATTTACtccttttatttgacataaatcaattaataaatttgaAGATCAAGGGGGCATATTTATTCATTCATGAAAAAAGAGCTCCTAGAAAAGTTCTTAATGGAGGGGCACTATTTAATAAAAACTAATTAATAAAGATTTCTTTAGAAAAACTACCCATTAGAAATTCAACAAAAATATCGTCAGTTGCTTTTACTataaatttgaagaaaaaaaatttatctagAAATAGTTAAGAATTTCTTATTTAACAAAATAACATGAGATGAGTAGATAAGTTTGAAAGGAAGGGGGTGATGAAGATTCAAAATAACATGAGATAAAATATACTTTCTTATGGGAggtaaaatatgataaaaaattgatgatgaagGGAGTGTTGGTAAGGATATTTAGATTTGAAGAACATTTAGAGGACAAAAAAATTCTattaataaaatgaaagaatcacTTTGAAAACTAATTGATTTATAACTATCTTATATATCTCAATATTTTGGACGGGAAGAGAATGCGTGCTGCTGATATTTCTCGATCTTAAGAGCATAAAAAAAAACAATTCTTTTATATGAGATTATACACAAAATGATTTTAAGTTTGTGTTTCAGTTAACAAAACTCGTTGTTCATTTTCATATGAtgaatctttcaatttttatccattaatataaataacaaatgtggAACCACCTCGTTTCTTATATATTACAAATCTTCCCCCACTTTTTTAGGCTATCATAATGTCAGCTAATAACCCATAAGTAAatagagcatatatatatatatatatatatatatatatatatatatatatatatatatatatatatatatatatatatatatatatatatataagagagagagaatCAAGGCCCCCACATATCCTGAAAACTAGACTGGAAGTAGACGAGGATCAGCAACAAGACGACGACTGCCGCGACGCCCCACGGCGAGCTTCCCACCTGCGGTCGTTCGTTGCTGCCGTTGTAGTAGCTCCTCCGGCGATGGTCGTACGAGAAGAGGCCAAGCAGGCTGTCATCAAGCCTCTCGATCGAGGACAGCCATCGGATGACAAGGATAAGCAACACCGGGATCACCAGGAGCGCCCAACTCATTTGCTCCTCTGCGTCGTCGATGAAGGACTCGTAGTTGAAGAACCATGAGAGACTTAGGAGGCCGAGGACCATTAGCAGTATCAGCAGCACATGATATGGAAGAGGCGAGAGCGTGAAGGCAGCACACACTGAGGACTGTCTTCTTTCATATGCCATGGTGAGAGAGACACACAAAGAAGGCGAATTAGCGGTACGCTTAGAGATTGAGAAGGTGATGTATATATTATGGGTTGGGTTCGTAAAGTGAAGGTGTGACCCTCATTTTAGGGCAGCATAAAGGGAGACATGCTGGATTCCTCTAATATGGTGGG
The DNA window shown above is from Musa acuminata AAA Group cultivar baxijiao chromosome BXJ2-4, Cavendish_Baxijiao_AAA, whole genome shotgun sequence and carries:
- the LOC103981951 gene encoding uncharacterized protein LOC103981951, which encodes MAYERRQSSVCAAFTLSPLPYHVLLILLMVLGLLSLSWFFNYESFIDDAEEQMSWALLVIPVLLILVIRWLSSIERLDDSLLGLFSYDHRRRSYYNGSNERPQVGSSPWGVAAVVVLLLILVYFQSSFQDMWGP